Proteins encoded together in one Sceloporus undulatus isolate JIND9_A2432 ecotype Alabama chromosome 4, SceUnd_v1.1, whole genome shotgun sequence window:
- the JUN gene encoding transcription factor AP-1, protein MTAKMEPTFYEDAIVHPAFAQPESGAYGGYNGGSGASSLHSIGGSGGGGSNAKVLKQSMTLNLADPSSSLKPHLRHSNKGADLLTSPDVGLLKLASPELERLIIQSGNGLITTTPTPTQFLCPKNVTDEQEGFAEGFVRALAELHNQNTAMPPSAAAIATTAAQQQPQQQQPPNPAMAPASSMAANGGFGPGLHSEPPVYANLSNFNPSSLNAAPNNYPNGSSSSSNYPVPVVPAPPPPHHLQHPRLQALKEEPQTVPEMPGETPPLSPIDMESQERIKAERKRMRNRIAASKCRKRKLERIARLEEKVKTLKAQNSELASTANMLREQVAQLKQKVMNHVNSGCQLMLTQQLQTF, encoded by the coding sequence ATGACTGCAAAGATGGAGCCTACTTTCTACGAGGATGCCATCGTCCACCCGGCCTTCGCCCAGCCGGAGAGCGGCGCCTACGGAGGCTACAACGGAGGCAGCGGCGCCAGCAGCCTCCACAGCATCGGAGGCAGCGGCGGAGGCGGCAGCAACGCCAAGGTGCTGAAGCAGAGCATGACCCTGAACCTGGCGGACCCCTCGAGCAGCCTGAAGCCCCACCTGAGGCACAGCAACAAGGGCGCCGATCTGCTGACCTCCCCGGACGTGGGCCTCCTGAAGCTGGCCTCCCCGGAGCTGGAGAGGCTGATCATCCAGTCCGGCAACGGCCTCATCACCACCACCCCGACCCCCACCCAGTTCCTCTGCCCCAAGAACGTCACCGACGAGCAGGAGGGCTTCGCCGAGGGCTTCGTCAGGGCCTTGGCCGAGCTCCACAACCAGAACACAGCCATGCCGCCCAGCGCCGCCGCCATCGCCACCACGGCCGCCCAGcagcagcctcagcagcagcagccccccaACCCGGCCATGGCCCCGGCCTCCTCCATGGCCGCCAACGGGGGCTTCGGGCCCGGGCTGCACAGCGAGCCTCCGGTCTACGCCAACCTCAGCAACTTCAACCCCAGCAGCCTCAACGCGGCGCCCAACAACTACCCCaacggcagcagcagcagcagcaactaccCGGTCCCCGTGGTCCCTGCCCCGCCTCCCCCGCACCACCTGCAGCACCCCCGGCTCCAGGCCCTGAAGGAGGAGCCCCAGACGGTGCCCGAGATGCCCGGCGAGACCCCTCCCCTGTCGCCCATCGACATGGAGTCCCAGGAGCGGATCAAGGCGGAGCGGAAGCGCATGCGGAACCGCATCGCCGCCTCCAAGTGCCGGAAGAGGAAGCTGGAGCGCATCGCCCGCCTGGAGGAGAAGGTGAAGACCCTGAAGGCCCAGAACTCGGAGCTGGCCTCCACCGCCAACATGCTGCGGGAGCAGGTGGCCCAGCTCAAGCAGAAGGTCATGAACCACGTCAACAGCGGCTGCCAGCTCAtgctcacccagcagctgcaGACCTTTTGA